In Phaseolus vulgaris cultivar G19833 chromosome 7, P. vulgaris v2.0, whole genome shotgun sequence, the genomic stretch TTTAAAAGCTTCTTAATACACATATTAAGAGTTAAAATACATTTAAACTAAGTAACTATTAAATAATTACGATTATCTTAttgcataaatatatttttccgtGGAAGAAATGAGATCTATATGACTAGTATAAAGctattaaaatattctttaaaaacCAAAAGTATAATTTTGCTTAAACGTAATTATACTTTAAAGACATTTTTGTGTGAACATGACGGAATTTGAAGTTATATGGATCAAGTTATTGCAtgcattttttattcattttaaaggGGTGGTATATCACTTGtaagttttaaaaatgttttaagtaTTAATATTTCAGGTTAATTTCAGAATTTAcaaaaaattaagtataaaattcattttaataacaTTAGCATAAGATTGATTTTTGTGTTTAGTATTTAAATGCACatgatttttttcaaactaattCCATTCTCTAAATATTAGGAAAAACTCAATGAATTTAGGAATGAAAAGTAACTTATTTAATCATTCGATCAACTTATATTTGAGATTTCGCCATTCGTTCAAGAagatttttatctttatttagtTATTAATCTGATCTCTGTACTTTTTACTTAACAGTCTTTagaaacttatttttatattaaaaatggtTTAATGGTTTAATGACAGTTCAAACTATTTCGACAGTTTTATACAAACAAAAATTGTAAAATCTAAAAGGTGGACCTAAAAATAAAGGGAAATTAGTGTGATTTCAGctacatataataaataaaacaacacCATATGCTATAAGATTGTGTAAAACAGCCATTGATGTAAGTAATCTTAAAGAGGAGTAGAAACCAAAGTAATTGAACATCCAAACTCTGATGATGATGAGAGACCCTTTTGGTCCTTTAATCGTGCcgttctccttctcctttctACTCTTTCAGTGAAGTAAAtatttttcactaatttttGTATTTCAATGGAAACAACATCAAATTCATTCGGCTACCATAAGGCCATTTTGACaggatataaataaaataacaccATATGCTAAGTTGCTGTAAAACAGTCATGCATGTATTTAATCTTAAACAGGAGTAGACAAAGTCAAAATAACTGAACATCCAGACTCTGAAACTCGAGCACAGCAAGGTCCAAATATTTAAACAAGCATACAGACATATTACACATGAATTTTAGAACCATCAAGGGGCATAAAATTAACTACCACAATGATCATTCATCATCGCCATGGCGACGGCTCCTTCTCTTTTCTGATTTGTTGACATGCCTACCCTTCCTTGAATCATTATGTCCACTTGCATCAGTTTCGGAAGATGATGAGGCCCTTTTGTTCTTTCGCTTGTGCCTTACAATGGAATCTTCAGATGAATCAGAATCTGACAGATGGCTTCTCCttcttctcttctccttcctacTCTTCCTACGACTGCTTCTATACTCCTCGTCTTCATCTAGAGacttctccctcttcctccTGTGTTCCCTTCttctcttcctcctcctcctcctctctTCGTCTGAATCATCTGAATCACTAACTTTTCTCTTAGAACTCCTCTTCTTTGACCTACCTCTCTTTCTCCTCTTGTCAAAATCTTTGTCTGATCCATCATCATCTGAATCCCCCTTCTTACTGGAAGAACTTCTCTTTCCACTAATTTTCTTCCCAGACCTTTCAGCGATAATTCTCTCAATCTCTGAATCAATCTCAGAATCTGAACTATCACTGTCCTCCTCCTCTTCTGAGCTCTCAACATTACTTCTCCTATCCCCCTTCTCAGCCTTCAACTTTTTATCCAATCCAACCAACCCCGCAGACTGCATTGCATCAGGATCCTTCTCTTCATTGTCTTCCTTGATTTTCACATAGTTCTTGCACTGAAACTTGAGGTGTCCAACACGGCCACATTTCTTGCAGGCCCCACGGGATACATCTACATCAGCATTTGTTATTTTGGCAAGCTGTAGAAGGCCCTGAAAGCTAGCATATGCATTCTCAGCATCAGGTTCTGCATTTGGCAGATTTTGCGAAGAGTCCTTCTTGTCTTCCTTGTTGGGTGCATAAGGGTCATAGCCAATGGCACTTTGCCATATGCCATGGGTTTGAAGAGCTGCACTGCTGTGAACCCTATTGTTCGCAGGCATGCGAACCCTTCCTGCTGTAGCCGGCATCTTGATGTTTCAATTTCAATCCTTCTCctgaaaaaagaaaatgcaaCTACATTATCAGAAACAGATAAAGGGAGGCAAAGATTCTGTCTTTCCCAAGGAAGGTCTATGACCTACCAGGTGGTAactctattttcttttctaatgtGTTAATATCCCTTATTTGACATAAAACAACATATATTGCATTTCAAGGGCAATGAATACTATCacaggtaaaaaaaaaaaggagattAAATTGTTAATACATTAATCTTATTTTCCTATGTAGTTAACACGTAAtacattgatttttttatacattgccactaataaattattaatacatTGATCAGAGTTACAATGGACCACcacaaatattatattaacctGTTAATAAATAGCAATTGTTCTTTTATCCAAATTCAAGATATTATACGCTCTACAATTCTTCTATGATAGTAATTACGAAGGGACCAGCTCATTGTGGTCCATAATTGAAGTACACTGCAACACCCAAACATGCATAAGCATAATATAAAGAGTGAATTCTTATTCACACAGAGGTAATGATGCTCAGCTACTGGTCCCCAATGACCATGGCCACTTATAAGAATTACCAGACTATAAAACATAGATCAATACAATAACCTTGACAAATACCTCCATCACATAAACCTAATATCACAGGGAACAGTTGAAACATGTCAAAAAATCAGTCAACACTGCCATTGGAAGAACCATGGAGTGTGATATTCTACAGTCTGTTTTCTAAACACACAGTTCCTGCAAATACTGTTGATGAATGTAAGCCTAACCCTACACCCAGATAGGATATGATGGTTTAGTTCAGAGAAAATCATGAATTAGTCAGTTATAATTTTCTACAAACAAAACCCAGCTCTAAATTTACCACACTACATATCCATTGATCGGATATAAAACATGCAAATTCCATATAAACATGCTTTGTTAGCATTTGACCAGATAAATGGAACCATCTTAAAACACCCAAATCTCAATCATTTGTGCAGGCTTCAAACTTCAACGGACCAAAGCAAAACTTACTAATCAATAACAAAAGGCAGAAAATCATGGATTAGACAATTCTTCGAACAACTTGTGTTCAACCAAAGATTCAAATAAACGAGGAAAAAACCATCAACTCGGCCCTATTCGTGGACCCATGAGAACATCTAAaagatttcaacaaaaataTGCAGAAAAAGGGAGGAAAAAAATATCGGGCAACTAGAACAAGATGATAACGAAATAGATGATAACGAAAAGGAGGAGAAGAATCGATGCTTACCAGTGAATTGGTTGGCGAACAAAAAGATCAGGGAGAACACAAGATTGGATAAGAGAAGaaatttgaattatttgttTGGGAAATAGGGTTTGTAAATAGGATCTAGAAGAATCCGCAGAAGAGGATCGGAGAAAGTGGGCAAAATAGGATAATAAAACAAGATAaatataacaacaatttcacaaataaaaggaaaaataattaatttgatcaattaaaaatgatttgaaattataaattttttaattaataaaaataattaaaaaaaataacatcacaaatttatctttatatttaaaaataattaaaaaacaattgataTATTTGTGaattttaattgtttgtaattaaaatattatttctaacAACATGTAAGAACTAATCTCATAAAAAGTATGAATCATGCAAAATGAGGAAATTTAACagaatttttttgtttcaatttaaaataatgttttaatatttataattgtgAAAGATGTCTACAAACATTTGGAATGTAATAAAGTTtagtattttttgttttaagttaaaataaattttatattatatttaaataaatattatttataattttattacttttcatatattattactttaaaaaatttaaatattattattactacataaatatatttattttattattattatattataataatcgactatatataatataattgattatgtttttatgtataatatataattaattatttatgaattttataacataatcaattatgtattatagataattgattatgttataaattcttaaagattatatattatatctaatctatgttataaattttataatataattaattcttttatttctattttaaatatatataatatttttgtttttattatagatacatataatactttatttttattatagatacatataatatttttattttattatagatatatttaacatttttattttataatataattaattgttttatatgtgtataaagaaataatggaggataaatttaactttttaatatatattatgtgATTTCTTTTTGCAAATCTTTCTTTTTCAACATTTTCGCGCCTTCAAATTTTCTCAAATCACCAGGATTCAAACACACACTTAACGTTTTcaaatttcttataaaaaaaaaataattataacattttagtatgtttagtcctcttttataattttatatttttactattttaaagaGTTTTATACTATCGAAGTTGGTTTTTTCACCGATATAGTattaatttactattttttctttttttatattttatcactATTGTTTACATTGGTTAGTcctattattttaattacttgATATTTGCTTGAAGATGATAatttactttataaatattcatttttgttattattttaaaaaagcaTATGCTATTTTATGATTcattaaaaaacttatttaactaatttctttttctatcatatagacaattcaatttttaaaattattttaaaactttatgtCATCTTGATTTAATTTTGGAATATTACTATTCTAGTACTTTTTGTAATAATATTAAAGTAGGATTATTCTTATTTTGTGCATTCACTATTTGgtgtaatttaatttgttttacagatgttttaatattgtaatattagcataaatttatattattataaataatcaaCATTATTATttgcttttttttaatttgattgtaCAAAGAAAATGTGCAAGTGTTCTATTACTTGAAAACAATGtattatgtaaataattaatGCACCATAATCTTTAAACAGCTCTGGTTTTGGAAAATATTTGTCTTCAAACCCTATTCTAACATAATGCAAAAAAAGGACAACTTAAAATAGGTGATTCATTCTACATCTTTGAATTGTTCATGTTATGTGTGATGTTATTCATATTTCAATACAAGTGTT encodes the following:
- the LOC137829887 gene encoding CAX-interacting protein 4, producing the protein MPATAGRVRMPANNRVHSSAALQTHGIWQSAIGYDPYAPNKEDKKDSSQNLPNAEPDAENAYASFQGLLQLAKITNADVDVSRGACKKCGRVGHLKFQCKNYVKIKEDNEEKDPDAMQSAGLVGLDKKLKAEKGDRRSNVESSEEEEDSDSSDSEIDSEIERIIAERSGKKISGKRSSSSKKGDSDDDGSDKDFDKRRKRGRSKKRSSKRKVSDSDDSDEERRRRRKRRREHRRKREKSLDEDEEYRSSRRKSRKEKRRRRSHLSDSDSSEDSIVRHKRKNKRASSSSETDASGHNDSRKGRHVNKSEKRRSRRHGDDE